ACGGCATTTGCGATTCCGCTCTACCGCGTCCGACATCACGTTCGGCGCTTTTTACCCGAAATCGGACTGGGTGTATTACTTGGAACATGTATTGCAATGAGTTCAGATCTGTTACTCGGTCTGCTGCTCCATCTTGAGCGGACGACGAACCTTGCCCTGTTACCGAAATCAGTCACGTTACCTGTTGCCTTGGCGATTTCGCAAAAAGCAGGTGGGACGACGACGCTAACGGCAGCCTTCGTTTTATTGACGGGGTTAACCGGATCGATCGTCGGTCCAAAACTCATGACAGGACTTAAGATTCGTCACTTCGTTAGCCGTGGCGTCGGCTTAGCATCCATTGCCCACGTCATGGGCGCGACGAAATCAATGAGTCTTGACCAACGTGAAGGGGCGGTCGGTCTGCTGACGATGGTCTTGACGGCCGTCTGTGCTAGCGTCATCGCACCGTTTTTAATCACATGGTTATATGGGTAAACACTCTGTTTTTTCAACGGAGTGTTTTTTTGTAACCGATTGAAACTTGTCGACCACTTTTGCAGTATAGTACAACAGAAAACAGGGTGGAGGAGAATAAGATGATCATTTGGATTAACGGTACGTTTGGTGTCGGGAAGACGACGGCAGCCAAAGGGCTACAACAACGCTGGAGCGGATCACACATCTTTGATCCAGAGGAGACAGGCTATTTCTTACGGGCGCAACTGCCGGAAAACAAGGATGATTTTCAGGATGAGCCGTTGTGGCGCACGTTCAACCGACAGCTCCTCGAACAGCTTGATACGGAAAAAGCACGGATCATCGTACCAATGACCTTAACGAACCCGGCGTACTTTCAGGAAATCATCGGTACGTTACGCGAGAACGGGCATGATGTCCGTCATATCGCACTGATGGCGAAGGAGGCGACCGTCAAACGCCGCCTGATCAGCCGCTTTGAGCGTCCGAACTCATGGGGCGGTCAACAAGCGGAACAACGACTACGGCAATTATCCGATCCGCTGTTCAGTCAACAGATTGAGACGGATGATCTGACGAAAGGGCAAGTCATTGATGCGATTGCTCTCGTGACCGGAATCGGACTCTCGCCTGCCCGACCGTAAAGGGTTCAAGAAAGATGTTTCCGGGAATCAATAGGTGATATAGGATGAGGAGGAAACAATCTTGAATGAAGGGCAACTTATTGCTAGGAGGATTTATGAACATGAAACACTGGATGACTGAGAAACTAGGCAGACAGTTGATGGCGATTTTTTATAGTGTCTTTGCACTAAGTGTCGTCACATCGGTTGCCAGTTATTTATATGTGGATAATGCAGACGGTCGGACGAAGGAACAAGTACTCGACCAGTTACAAAAGACACAATGGTTCTGGTTCTTGAACTTGATGATTTTTTTATTTTGTCTACTGTTCATCGTTCGCCCATTGATTCATCGGGTGACGTCACAGCTACGCGAACTGAACGTCAAGAGTCGTCGTCTCGCAGAAGGCAAGTCAATTTCGCTCGAGCATGACGTCGACAGCCATAATGAAGTCGATCAACTGACGGCATCGTTTTACCGGATGGCACGGTCGATCTCTTCTCAACATGCGGAACTGTCAGATAAGAAT
This region of Exiguobacterium acetylicum DSM 20416 genomic DNA includes:
- a CDS encoding LrgB family protein, translated to MSETLFWIILTILLFSGAMFIYQRHPRVWTLPILTVTAVLIIILIYSGVSHAEYMQGGQYLSKMLGPAITAFAIPLYRVRHHVRRFLPEIGLGVLLGTCIAMSSDLLLGLLLHLERTTNLALLPKSVTLPVALAISQKAGGTTTLTAAFVLLTGLTGSIVGPKLMTGLKIRHFVSRGVGLASIAHVMGATKSMSLDQREGAVGLLTMVLTAVCASVIAPFLITWLYG
- a CDS encoding AAA family ATPase, producing the protein MEENKMIIWINGTFGVGKTTAAKGLQQRWSGSHIFDPEETGYFLRAQLPENKDDFQDEPLWRTFNRQLLEQLDTEKARIIVPMTLTNPAYFQEIIGTLRENGHDVRHIALMAKEATVKRRLISRFERPNSWGGQQAEQRLRQLSDPLFSQQIETDDLTKGQVIDAIALVTGIGLSPARP